A stretch of the Bacillus sp. FJAT-18017 genome encodes the following:
- a CDS encoding ABC transporter permease, with protein sequence MRQLLLNPVMNKEFKLRFRTFKSFLGLMFYLLALCLVTIGYIFIQSQAYGTNFFRPDQSRTMFMVLSFIQLGLILFITPGLTAGVISGEREKQTLNILLTTTQTSTGIIIGKLVSSVSFLLLMIVGSMPIYSIVFLFGGISPLQVLSVLGYYIFLILIFGSFGVMFSTLIRKTIVSMISTYGVTLFFAAGTAFLFLVSMQFGAMSGTTSPTPYFIAMLNPFIVMLGIFEPEFIGEINRQTGIEFPLWASLLISYTILGIAALLLGIRKLRPNMGTKK encoded by the coding sequence ATGAGGCAACTTCTGCTCAATCCTGTCATGAACAAGGAATTTAAGCTTAGGTTCCGAACGTTTAAAAGCTTCCTTGGGCTTATGTTTTATCTATTGGCACTTTGTCTCGTAACGATAGGTTATATCTTTATTCAATCACAGGCTTATGGAACAAACTTTTTCCGTCCTGACCAGAGCCGGACGATGTTCATGGTTCTTTCATTCATCCAACTAGGGCTCATCCTGTTTATCACGCCGGGGCTGACCGCGGGCGTTATAAGCGGGGAAAGGGAAAAGCAGACACTAAATATCCTGCTGACAACAACTCAGACTTCAACAGGAATCATTATCGGTAAACTTGTTTCATCAGTATCCTTTCTGCTTCTGATGATTGTAGGCAGTATGCCAATTTACAGCATCGTCTTCCTGTTCGGCGGAATTTCTCCGCTACAAGTGCTTTCTGTACTCGGATACTATATTTTTCTAATTCTGATATTTGGCAGTTTTGGCGTCATGTTTTCCACACTAATCCGGAAGACAATTGTTTCAATGATTTCAACGTATGGGGTTACATTATTTTTTGCAGCAGGGACAGCTTTCCTGTTTCTTGTTTCGATGCAATTCGGAGCGATGTCAGGAACTACGTCGCCAACCCCGTATTTTATTGCGATGTTGAATCCGTTCATTGTCATGCTTGGCATTTTTGAACCGGAGTTTATTGGTGAAATAAACCGACAGACGGGAATAGAATTTCCTCTTTGGGCGTCGCTGCTTATTTCATACACCATTCTTGGGATTGCCGCATTGCTGCTCGGCATCCGCAAGCTGCGGCCGAACATGGGCACGAAAAAATAA
- a CDS encoding ABC transporter ATP-binding protein, which yields MIEIINLTKRYGKFTALDSLNLSIEKGTVFGFVGANGAGKSTTFSILATLLAPTSGTAYINGCNIASDPAAVRRQLGYMPDFFGVYDQLKAIEYLDFYGSSYGIPAAERAKLIPQLLELVNLTHKADSYVDVLSRGMKQRLCLARSLIHDPEVLILDEPASGLDPRARVEMREILKELKNMGKTILISSHILPELSEMCDSIGIIDRGRLVAQGSVSEIQLRLKGEKLITVKVWGNLETASAFFEDQYQVSRVETREDGNSLQFVFSGSEEEQFNLLKKAVDSGIMLTSFSETESNLEDVFMEITKGVELS from the coding sequence ATGATTGAAATCATAAATTTAACGAAAAGATACGGAAAGTTCACCGCCCTAGATTCCCTGAACCTGTCCATTGAAAAAGGGACGGTCTTCGGTTTTGTAGGTGCAAATGGGGCGGGAAAGTCGACAACCTTTTCAATTTTGGCGACTCTTCTTGCGCCAACTTCTGGCACAGCCTACATTAATGGATGTAACATTGCTTCGGACCCTGCGGCTGTCCGCAGGCAGCTTGGCTATATGCCAGACTTTTTTGGGGTTTATGACCAGCTCAAGGCTATCGAATATCTCGATTTTTACGGCTCCAGCTATGGAATTCCAGCTGCCGAACGGGCAAAGTTGATTCCGCAGCTGCTTGAACTTGTCAATCTTACCCATAAAGCAGATTCCTATGTAGATGTCCTTTCCAGAGGCATGAAACAAAGGCTATGCCTAGCCCGTTCACTGATCCATGATCCAGAAGTGCTAATTCTTGACGAACCAGCATCTGGTCTCGATCCGCGTGCCAGGGTTGAAATGAGGGAGATTTTAAAAGAATTAAAGAATATGGGTAAAACCATTCTGATATCTTCGCATATCTTGCCCGAGCTTTCTGAAATGTGCGATAGCATAGGCATCATAGACCGGGGCAGGCTCGTGGCACAGGGATCGGTTTCGGAAATCCAGCTTCGTTTGAAAGGTGAAAAGCTGATTACTGTAAAAGTATGGGGCAATCTTGAAACGGCAAGCGCGTTTTTCGAGGACCAGTACCAGGTCAGCCGTGTTGAAACAAGGGAAGACGGTAATTCGCTTCAATTCGTTTTCAGCGGAAGTGAAGAGGAACAATTCAATCTTTTGAAAAAGGCTGTGGACTCGGGAATCATGCTTACCAGCTTTTCTGAAACTGAATCAAACCTTGAAGATGTATTTATGGAAATCACGAAGGGGGTGGAGCTGTCATGA
- the ftsY gene encoding signal recognition particle-docking protein FtsY translates to MSFFKKLKETFTKQTDSVSEKFRDGLSKTRNSFSGKVNDLVARYRKVDEDFFEELEEILIQADVGFDTVMELIDQLKLEVKRRNIQDPAEVQSVISEKLVDIYNAGENLSSDLNIQDGALTVVLFVGVNGVGKTTTIGKLAHKYISEGKTVLLAAGDTFRAGAIDQLEVWGQRVGAPVIKQAEGSDPAAVMYDAIQAAKSRKSDILLCDTAGRLQNKVNLMKELEKVKRVIEREIPGAPHEVLLVLDATTGQNALIQAKTFKEATDVTGIVLSKLDGTAKGGIVLAIRNELQIPVKFVGLGEKMDDLQEFNPEKYVYGLFADQVDKTE, encoded by the coding sequence ATGAGTTTTTTTAAGAAATTAAAAGAAACCTTTACCAAGCAGACAGATAGTGTATCAGAAAAGTTCAGGGATGGGCTGTCGAAAACACGGAATAGTTTTTCAGGCAAAGTAAATGACCTTGTTGCCAGATATAGAAAGGTTGATGAGGACTTCTTTGAAGAACTGGAAGAAATCCTGATTCAGGCAGATGTCGGTTTTGATACCGTCATGGAATTAATTGACCAGCTAAAGCTCGAGGTGAAGAGGCGCAATATCCAGGATCCTGCGGAAGTTCAGAGTGTTATTTCTGAAAAGCTTGTGGATATTTACAATGCTGGTGAAAACCTGTCTTCCGATCTTAATATTCAAGACGGCGCCCTGACTGTTGTCCTGTTTGTTGGAGTGAATGGTGTTGGAAAAACAACAACAATAGGCAAGCTTGCCCACAAATACATTAGCGAAGGGAAAACCGTACTCCTTGCCGCCGGAGACACATTCCGGGCCGGGGCAATTGATCAACTTGAAGTTTGGGGTCAGCGGGTAGGTGCTCCTGTTATAAAGCAAGCAGAGGGGTCGGATCCTGCAGCTGTCATGTATGACGCAATTCAGGCGGCTAAATCAAGGAAATCCGATATTCTGCTTTGCGATACGGCGGGCAGACTTCAAAATAAGGTTAACCTCATGAAGGAGCTTGAAAAGGTTAAGCGTGTAATTGAAAGGGAAATTCCTGGAGCGCCACATGAGGTACTTCTCGTCCTCGATGCGACTACCGGACAAAACGCTTTGATCCAGGCAAAAACCTTTAAAGAAGCAACGGATGTAACCGGTATTGTACTTTCTAAACTGGACGGGACAGCAAAAGGTGGTATTGTTCTGGCCATCAGGAATGAGCTGCAAATACCAGTCAAGTTTGTAGGACTCGGTGAAAAAATGGACGACCTTCAGGAATTTAATCCTGAAAAATATGTTTATGGACTATTTGCCGACCAGGTTGATAAAACAGAATAG
- the smc gene encoding chromosome segregation protein SMC, which yields MYLKRLEVVGFKSFAERIGVDFVPGVTAVVGPNGSGKSNVIDAIRWVLGEQSAKSLRGTKMEDIIFSGSDSRKPLNFAEVTLTLDNEDQKLAIDYNEVSVTRRVFRSGESEFQINKQPCRLKDIIDLFMDSGLGREAFSIISQGKVDEILNSKAEERRTIFEEAAGVLKYKTRKKKAELKLAETQENLNRVQDILYELESQVEPLKIQASIARDYKEKREELEKIEVALTVYDIEELHLKWEKLSELLGQHKQEEIKLSAQLQKQEAEIEQTRDRITAVDESVSDLQNVLLLASEELEKLEGKKEVLKERKKNASQNRKQLEENIKEFSSKKHLLEQEKVRLAGIAEALGKEAAGLQKSLKAKQQQLFLLSEDADDKIESLKSEYFDELNGQAGARNESSLVDTQLEQIKRKSSRLDEDNKRFIEERTEAINRVEKLQSELDRVSKELHLQVKTFMDGKRELENAASAYQNQEKILYQAYQYLQQAKSRKDMLEEMEDGYSGFFQGVKEVLKARDGKLNGIEGAVAEVVNVPKEFQAAIETALGGALQNIIVDSEQSAREAIAFLKRSSSGRATFLPLSVIKGKAVSSAQLEFARQHPSFIGTAASLVGFDEKYRQIIENLLGTVLIARDLKGANEIARTMQYRFRIVTLEGDVVNAGGSMTGGALKQNSTSLLSRKTELDDLKVKINEMEEKTAKLEDSVKQLKQDVTLKQAAQEESRKAGEDNRLSEQRLKGELREAELQLKNINERLSIYDMEKGLLQEEKQGLQKRKQELEEILLNAKEKIAALDNEIASLTQKKALAVTSREALTEEINSLKVEYASKNEQYVHAKERADRIAEELAEVTEKLDTYQEDHDLLVSEMQGNSSGEEQLIAAASEKLRDKENALKLISARREERLQLNSALEQSEAEAKELRRQHKGMSEALKDEEVKLNRLDVELETKLGHLREEYLLTFDGAKQQYPLTIPAEEARRRVKLIKRAIDELGNVNLGAIEEYERVSERYEFLLIQKNDLQVAKDTLFQVIGEMDEEMIKRFEETFTAIRSHFETVFRALFGGGRADLRLTNPDDLLNTGVDIVAQPPGKKLQNLGLLSGGERALTAIALLFSILKVRPVPFCILDEVEAALDEANVYRFSQYLKRYSAGTQFIVITHRKGTMEEADVLYGVTMQESGVSKLVSVRLEDTKELVET from the coding sequence ATGTATTTAAAACGGCTTGAAGTAGTTGGATTCAAATCCTTTGCGGAAAGGATTGGCGTTGATTTTGTACCCGGGGTCACGGCAGTGGTTGGACCAAACGGCAGCGGCAAAAGCAATGTAATAGACGCGATCCGCTGGGTGCTAGGCGAACAATCGGCAAAATCCCTGCGCGGGACAAAAATGGAGGATATCATTTTTTCCGGAAGTGATTCCCGTAAACCGCTTAATTTTGCGGAAGTCACGCTAACTCTGGACAATGAAGATCAAAAGCTTGCAATTGATTATAACGAAGTTAGTGTAACAAGACGGGTATTCCGATCTGGCGAAAGTGAATTCCAAATAAATAAGCAACCATGCAGACTGAAGGATATTATTGATTTGTTTATGGATTCGGGACTTGGGAGAGAAGCTTTTTCGATTATTAGCCAGGGAAAAGTGGACGAGATCCTGAATAGCAAAGCAGAAGAACGAAGAACGATTTTCGAGGAAGCGGCAGGTGTCCTCAAGTATAAGACACGCAAGAAGAAGGCTGAACTGAAACTTGCGGAAACACAGGAAAACCTCAACAGAGTTCAGGATATCCTCTACGAGTTGGAGAGTCAGGTTGAACCGCTTAAAATTCAGGCATCAATTGCCCGTGACTACAAGGAGAAACGGGAAGAGCTTGAAAAGATTGAAGTTGCGCTGACTGTTTATGATATTGAAGAACTTCATTTAAAATGGGAGAAGCTATCAGAACTCCTTGGACAACACAAACAGGAAGAAATAAAGCTTTCTGCCCAACTGCAAAAGCAAGAGGCTGAAATTGAACAAACCCGCGACCGGATTACAGCTGTTGATGAATCTGTCAGCGACCTGCAAAATGTCCTTCTTTTAGCGAGTGAAGAGCTTGAGAAGCTAGAAGGCAAAAAAGAGGTACTGAAAGAGCGAAAGAAAAATGCCTCGCAAAACCGAAAACAGCTTGAAGAAAATATTAAAGAGTTTTCTTCCAAAAAGCATTTGCTTGAACAGGAAAAAGTCAGGCTTGCCGGGATTGCCGAAGCACTTGGAAAGGAAGCGGCGGGGCTTCAGAAAAGTCTGAAGGCCAAGCAGCAGCAGCTATTTCTTTTAAGTGAAGATGCAGATGATAAAATCGAATCATTAAAAAGTGAATATTTTGATGAACTGAATGGCCAGGCGGGAGCAAGAAACGAGTCAAGCCTTGTTGACACACAACTGGAGCAAATCAAAAGAAAAAGCTCTAGGCTCGATGAGGATAACAAAAGGTTCATAGAGGAAAGAACAGAGGCTATTAACAGAGTAGAGAAGCTTCAGTCCGAACTAGACCGTGTCTCAAAAGAGCTCCATCTTCAAGTCAAAACCTTCATGGATGGTAAGAGGGAGCTGGAAAATGCTGCTTCGGCCTATCAAAACCAGGAAAAAATCCTTTATCAGGCTTATCAATATCTTCAACAGGCAAAGTCGCGCAAGGATATGCTGGAAGAGATGGAAGATGGATATTCAGGTTTCTTCCAGGGAGTCAAAGAAGTATTAAAGGCCCGGGATGGAAAACTTAACGGAATTGAAGGAGCGGTCGCGGAAGTAGTCAATGTGCCTAAAGAATTTCAGGCAGCTATTGAAACAGCTCTTGGCGGGGCGCTTCAAAATATTATTGTGGACTCCGAACAAAGCGCTCGTGAGGCTATCGCTTTCCTAAAAAGGAGTTCTTCTGGAAGGGCGACTTTCCTGCCTCTCAGCGTTATAAAAGGGAAAGCCGTTTCCAGCGCGCAATTGGAATTTGCCCGCCAGCACCCTTCTTTTATTGGAACAGCGGCCAGCCTGGTGGGTTTTGATGAAAAATACAGGCAAATAATTGAAAACCTTCTTGGAACGGTCTTAATTGCAAGGGATTTAAAAGGGGCAAACGAGATTGCCAGAACCATGCAATATCGGTTCCGGATTGTCACACTTGAAGGCGATGTTGTAAATGCGGGTGGCTCAATGACAGGTGGTGCTTTAAAACAGAATTCTACCAGCCTATTGAGCAGGAAAACCGAATTGGATGATTTAAAGGTTAAAATCAATGAGATGGAAGAAAAGACGGCCAAGCTTGAGGATTCGGTAAAGCAATTGAAGCAGGATGTTACTCTTAAGCAGGCAGCCCAGGAAGAGTCCAGGAAGGCAGGGGAGGATAACCGCCTTTCCGAACAGCGCCTGAAGGGAGAACTTAGGGAAGCTGAATTGCAGCTGAAAAATATTAATGAACGCTTATCGATTTACGATATGGAAAAGGGTTTGCTTCAAGAAGAAAAGCAAGGTCTGCAAAAGAGAAAACAGGAACTGGAAGAAATTCTTCTCAATGCTAAAGAAAAGATTGCAGCATTGGACAATGAAATTGCCAGCCTGACTCAGAAAAAGGCCCTTGCAGTCACTTCCCGCGAGGCGTTAACTGAAGAAATCAATAGCTTGAAGGTGGAGTATGCATCTAAGAATGAGCAATATGTCCATGCGAAGGAGCGTGCGGACAGAATTGCCGAAGAGCTAGCTGAAGTTACAGAAAAACTTGATACTTACCAGGAAGATCATGACTTGCTCGTTTCTGAAATGCAAGGGAATTCTTCAGGTGAGGAGCAGCTTATTGCGGCTGCTTCCGAAAAGCTTCGCGACAAGGAAAATGCACTTAAGCTTATCTCGGCGCGAAGGGAAGAACGGCTTCAATTGAATTCGGCATTGGAACAATCCGAGGCTGAAGCAAAGGAATTAAGGCGCCAGCATAAAGGGATGTCAGAGGCTCTGAAGGACGAGGAAGTTAAGCTGAATAGACTGGACGTTGAGCTTGAAACGAAACTGGGCCACCTACGTGAGGAATATCTGCTAACCTTTGATGGCGCCAAGCAGCAATATCCATTAACAATTCCGGCTGAGGAAGCCCGGAGAAGGGTAAAGCTCATTAAGAGGGCGATCGATGAGCTTGGTAATGTTAACTTGGGGGCAATTGAGGAATACGAACGTGTATCTGAACGTTATGAATTCCTTCTTATTCAAAAAAATGATCTTCAAGTTGCAAAAGATACCCTCTTCCAGGTTATTGGCGAAATGGACGAGGAAATGATTAAACGGTTTGAAGAAACGTTTACGGCTATCCGGTCTCATTTTGAAACTGTATTCCGTGCTCTATTTGGCGGCGGGCGGGCAGACCTCCGGTTAACAAACCCGGATGACCTCCTGAATACAGGCGTTGATATTGTTGCCCAACCGCCAGGGAAAAAGCTTCAGAATCTTGGACTGCTCTCAGGCGGGGAGAGGGCACTGACAGCGATTGCACTTCTATTTTCCATTCTGAAGGTACGGCCGGTACCGTTCTGTATTCTGGACGAAGTGGAAGCTGCTCTTGATGAGGCAAATGTGTACAGATTTAGCCAGTACTTGAAACGGTACAGTGCAGGGACCCAATTTATTGTCATAACCCACCGCAAGGGCACCATGGAGGAAGCTGATGTCCTTTATGGAGTGACAATGCAGGAATCCGGCGTCTCGAAATTGGTATCAGTGAGGCTGGAAGATACGAAAGAGCTTGTTGAAACTTAA
- the rnc gene encoding ribonuclease III → MRKYNKEKETNANRAKKNLFKEFQSEIGIEFSDENLLKQAFTHSSYVNEHRRKPFEDNERLEFLGDAVLELTVSKFLFKKYPMMSEGELTKLRAAIVCEPSLVSFANELSFGKLILLGKGEEMTGGRARPALLADVFEAFIGALYLDQGIDTVIQFLEKVVFPKVNAGAFSHVMDYKSQLQELIQRDGTGTIEYKVLQEKGPAHNREFVSRVTLNGEELGVGTGRSKKEAEQLAAQMALSKLRPKKDAEIK, encoded by the coding sequence ATGCGCAAATACAATAAGGAAAAAGAGACAAACGCGAATCGCGCAAAAAAAAATCTGTTTAAGGAATTCCAATCTGAAATCGGAATTGAGTTTTCGGATGAAAATCTTCTCAAGCAGGCCTTTACCCATTCATCCTATGTGAATGAGCATCGCAGGAAGCCATTTGAAGACAATGAGCGGCTGGAGTTTTTAGGAGATGCCGTACTGGAATTGACCGTGTCAAAGTTCCTTTTTAAAAAATACCCAATGATGAGCGAAGGTGAGCTGACCAAGCTGCGCGCCGCAATTGTTTGCGAGCCGTCACTGGTATCTTTTGCAAATGAACTTTCATTCGGTAAGCTGATTTTGCTCGGCAAAGGCGAAGAAATGACTGGGGGCAGAGCACGCCCTGCATTGCTGGCTGATGTTTTTGAGGCATTCATTGGTGCACTGTATCTTGACCAAGGGATAGATACAGTTATTCAATTTCTTGAAAAAGTGGTATTTCCAAAAGTGAATGCAGGTGCTTTTTCGCATGTGATGGATTATAAGAGCCAGCTTCAGGAACTTATACAAAGGGATGGAACGGGAACGATTGAATATAAGGTTCTCCAGGAAAAGGGGCCTGCACACAATCGTGAATTTGTTTCCCGTGTTACCTTGAATGGGGAAGAACTGGGAGTAGGCACTGGGCGGTCGAAAAAAGAAGCTGAACAATTGGCTGCGCAAATGGCCTTGTCCAAGCTTAGGCCAAAGAAAGATGCAGAGATAAAGTGA
- a CDS encoding acyl carrier protein translates to MAEVLERVTKIIVDRLGVDESQVTLEASFKDDLGADSLDVVELVMELEDEFDMEISDDDAEKIGTVGDAVNYINSKN, encoded by the coding sequence ATGGCAGAAGTACTAGAACGCGTAACAAAAATTATCGTTGATCGCCTTGGCGTTGACGAATCCCAAGTCACTCTTGAAGCTTCCTTCAAAGATGATCTTGGTGCTGATTCCCTGGATGTTGTAGAACTAGTAATGGAATTGGAAGATGAATTCGATATGGAAATTTCTGACGATGATGCTGAGAAAATCGGCACGGTTGGTGATGCTGTTAACTACATAAATAGCAAAAATTAG
- the fabG gene encoding 3-oxoacyl-[acyl-carrier-protein] reductase: MKLEGKSALVTGASRGIGREIALELAKQGANVAINFAGSEAKANEVAEEIRVMGRDAFAIQGDVSDQEAVAALVKETVGRFGSLDILVNNAGITRDNLLMRMKESEWDDVININLKGVFLCTKAVTRQMMKQRSGRIINLASVVGVSGNPGQANYVAAKAGVIGLTKTTAKELSSRNITVNAIAPGFITTDMTHKLTEEIKAEMLKLIPLARFGEPGDIAKAVVFLASDDASYITGQTLHIDGGMVM, encoded by the coding sequence ATGAAACTTGAAGGAAAATCTGCTCTCGTAACCGGTGCCTCACGAGGTATCGGCAGAGAGATCGCTCTTGAATTGGCAAAGCAGGGAGCGAATGTAGCCATCAATTTTGCTGGCAGCGAGGCAAAAGCCAATGAAGTGGCAGAAGAGATTCGTGTCATGGGCAGGGACGCTTTCGCCATCCAGGGCGACGTTTCCGACCAAGAAGCGGTTGCCGCGCTGGTCAAGGAAACAGTCGGAAGGTTTGGCAGCCTGGATATTCTAGTCAACAATGCTGGTATTACCCGCGACAATTTGTTGATGAGGATGAAGGAATCAGAATGGGATGATGTAATTAACATTAACCTGAAGGGCGTATTCCTCTGCACGAAAGCAGTAACTCGTCAAATGATGAAGCAGCGAAGCGGCAGAATAATAAATTTAGCTTCAGTGGTAGGAGTCAGCGGAAATCCTGGGCAAGCTAATTATGTAGCTGCCAAAGCAGGTGTCATTGGGCTAACCAAGACAACTGCCAAGGAGCTTTCATCCCGGAATATTACCGTAAACGCAATCGCTCCCGGATTTATAACAACCGATATGACGCATAAATTAACCGAGGAAATAAAGGCGGAAATGCTTAAGCTAATCCCGCTCGCACGCTTTGGGGAGCCTGGTGACATCGCCAAAGCAGTCGTATTCCTAGCTTCCGACGACGCATCCTATATAACAGGCCAGACACTTCATATTGATGGTGGAATGGTGATGTAA
- the fabD gene encoding ACP S-malonyltransferase: MGKIAFIFPGQGSQAVGMGKELAEANGAGKSLFEKADQILGESLSSLMFEGPQEALTKTVNAQPALLTVSTALVELFRESGIEADYTAGHSLGEYSALVAAGAIPFEDGVFTVRKRGEFMEEAVPNGLGAMAAVLGIERGPLSDVTAAVSNEGHPVQLANINSPGQIVISGTVEGVRLAGERAKSAGAKRVISLEVSGPFHSSLMEPAAGKLRAVLDKADINNTTIPVIANVDAQPMTDAETIKENLIKQLYSPVLWEDSVRKMIELGVDTFIEFGPGKVLGGLVKKIDRSVAILSVSDVESCYAAIAALKEEK; encoded by the coding sequence ATGGGAAAAATAGCATTCATCTTTCCTGGCCAGGGTTCACAGGCCGTAGGAATGGGTAAGGAACTGGCCGAGGCAAATGGGGCAGGCAAGTCCCTATTTGAAAAAGCAGACCAAATACTCGGAGAAAGCTTGAGCAGCCTTATGTTTGAGGGGCCTCAGGAGGCTTTGACAAAAACAGTCAATGCTCAGCCTGCTCTTTTGACAGTTAGCACTGCTTTGGTGGAATTATTTCGTGAATCAGGAATCGAGGCTGACTACACCGCTGGTCACAGTCTTGGTGAATATTCCGCTCTGGTTGCCGCTGGAGCAATTCCATTCGAGGATGGTGTCTTCACGGTAAGAAAAAGGGGAGAATTTATGGAGGAAGCTGTACCGAATGGCCTGGGTGCGATGGCTGCTGTCTTAGGTATTGAGCGAGGCCCGCTTTCGGATGTTACAGCAGCTGTTTCAAATGAAGGACACCCTGTTCAGCTTGCTAATATCAATAGCCCGGGGCAAATTGTAATTTCGGGAACTGTTGAAGGAGTAAGGCTTGCGGGTGAAAGAGCAAAATCAGCCGGTGCCAAAAGAGTCATTTCTCTAGAAGTGAGCGGACCATTCCACTCGAGCCTTATGGAGCCGGCAGCGGGAAAACTAAGGGCAGTATTAGACAAAGCTGATATTAACAATACGACGATTCCAGTCATCGCAAATGTGGATGCCCAGCCGATGACAGATGCTGAAACCATTAAGGAAAACCTTATAAAGCAGCTTTATTCACCAGTTCTTTGGGAAGATTCTGTCCGAAAGATGATTGAACTCGGTGTCGATACATTTATCGAATTCGGTCCTGGCAAGGTACTTGGAGGGCTCGTCAAAAAGATCGACCGAAGTGTAGCAATCCTGTCGGTTTCCGATGTGGAAAGCTGTTATGCGGCAATTGCTGCGCTGAAGGAGGAAAAGTAA